A region of Actinomycetota bacterium DNA encodes the following proteins:
- a CDS encoding enoyl-CoA hydratase-related protein: MGEYVHLEVDRGVGTIRLDRPPANAIDEQVGRELDEAVREAGAHADVGAIVVWGGPSLFAAGADIKSMASLDPDGVRPVVSALGDALIRLEASAVVTIASVNGFALGGGCEIALACDLRIAASDAMFGQPEVLIGVMPGAGGTVRLPRVVGVARATDLMLSGRRVDAAEALSIGLVSEVVSPTRTYQAAVERARRLAEGPRQAIAAIKGSVAADPEASRRLAAEREAFIGLFATGDQREGMRAFLDKRDPRFQGS; the protein is encoded by the coding sequence GTGGGGGAGTACGTGCACCTGGAAGTCGACCGGGGGGTCGGGACGATCCGACTCGATCGGCCTCCCGCGAACGCGATCGACGAACAGGTCGGCAGGGAGCTCGACGAGGCGGTTCGCGAGGCTGGCGCACACGCGGACGTAGGAGCGATCGTCGTCTGGGGTGGTCCGAGCCTGTTCGCAGCGGGCGCGGACATCAAGTCGATGGCATCGCTGGACCCCGACGGCGTTCGTCCCGTCGTCTCGGCGCTTGGCGACGCACTGATCCGCCTCGAGGCGTCGGCCGTCGTAACGATCGCCTCGGTGAACGGGTTCGCCCTGGGTGGAGGATGCGAGATCGCTCTGGCGTGTGACCTTCGGATCGCGGCGAGCGACGCGATGTTCGGCCAGCCCGAGGTGCTGATCGGCGTGATGCCCGGGGCGGGAGGCACGGTGCGGCTGCCGCGGGTCGTTGGGGTCGCGCGGGCGACCGACCTCATGCTCTCGGGCCGTCGCGTCGACGCGGCCGAAGCGCTCTCGATCGGCCTGGTGAGCGAGGTCGTGTCTCCCACCCGGACCTATCAGGCCGCGGTCGAACGTGCTCGACGGCTCGCCGAGGGACCCCGGCAGGCGATCGCGGCGATCAAGGGCTCTGTCGCCGCCGACCCGGAGGCGTCCCGGCGCCTGGCGGCCGAACGTGAGGCCTTCATCGGATTGTTCGCGACGGGCGACCAACGAGAGGGGATGCGCGCGTTCCTGGACAAGCGCGACCCTCGGTTCCAGGGGAGCTGA
- a CDS encoding NAD(P)H-binding protein — MSVAVVGASGVVGPAVVASVAARDPSVKALVRRPEAVDAARAAGAKVAVGELDDVATLEAVLRGSETVCHLVGGVNEPDEHAYDASSRASAERVVQVATRVGVRRILLLSAFGAAPESPNPFLRAKGRAEHLVATSGLEYSVLRTAPIYGPGGFWFTATVLLAELDPPAIVGEPSRPVTPVFVDDVAAALAAMDDRQTPVEGPLTLSGPHRVTAAELGRMISGRPDVRSLDPMQARTTLSDLLGRPVAPAALELLAAPVVPDPRLRDAAELLGIAMTPLREGLARVASHIGPHAG, encoded by the coding sequence ATGAGCGTTGCGGTGGTGGGGGCATCGGGGGTGGTGGGCCCGGCCGTGGTGGCGAGCGTGGCCGCTCGTGACCCGTCCGTGAAGGCCCTCGTGCGCCGGCCCGAGGCCGTTGATGCCGCGCGGGCCGCGGGGGCGAAAGTGGCCGTCGGCGAGCTCGACGACGTCGCGACCCTCGAGGCCGTGCTGCGCGGTTCCGAAACGGTGTGTCACCTGGTGGGAGGGGTCAACGAGCCCGATGAGCACGCCTACGATGCCTCGAGCCGGGCATCCGCCGAGCGTGTGGTGCAGGTCGCCACGAGGGTCGGCGTTCGCCGGATCCTGCTGCTCTCGGCGTTCGGCGCCGCCCCCGAATCCCCCAATCCGTTCCTCCGGGCGAAGGGACGAGCCGAACACCTCGTGGCGACGTCGGGGTTGGAGTACTCGGTGCTCCGAACGGCGCCGATCTACGGGCCCGGCGGATTCTGGTTCACGGCGACGGTGCTCCTGGCCGAGCTCGACCCACCCGCGATCGTGGGTGAGCCGTCACGACCGGTCACTCCCGTGTTCGTCGATGACGTCGCAGCGGCCTTGGCGGCGATGGACGACCGGCAGACGCCGGTCGAGGGGCCGCTGACCCTGTCCGGTCCCCACCGCGTCACGGCCGCGGAGCTGGGGAGGATGATCTCGGGCCGGCCGGACGTGCGCTCACTCGACCCGATGCAGGCCCGCACCACCTTGTCCGACCTCCTCGGCCGCCCGGTCGCTCCCGCCGCGCTCGAGCTCCTGGCCGCTCCGGTGGTGCCCGACCCGCGACTCCGGGATGCCGCCGAACTGCTGGGGATCGCGATGACGCCGTTGCGGGAGGGGCTCGCGCGGGTGGCCTCCCACATCGGCCCCCACGCGGGGTAG
- a CDS encoding Fur family transcriptional regulator: MATTTMPPGDVMDLLRSRGLRMTPQRRAIVAEVMRTQGHISPTAIARKVQGEMPGVNASTVYRTLSLLEEIGVLSHSHLESGAEYHRAEEAEHVHLTCSRCGAEDDLSIDEARALHEVIERHHGFSPDLTHFAISGLCATCRTRSQERAAAGA; this comes from the coding sequence ATGGCCACGACCACGATGCCGCCCGGAGACGTGATGGACCTGCTGCGCAGCCGCGGACTCCGCATGACCCCCCAGCGCCGCGCGATCGTCGCCGAGGTGATGCGTACCCAGGGCCACATCTCACCGACCGCGATCGCCCGGAAGGTCCAGGGCGAGATGCCCGGCGTCAACGCCTCGACCGTCTACCGGACACTGTCGCTGCTCGAGGAGATCGGCGTGCTGTCGCATTCCCACCTCGAGAGCGGAGCCGAGTACCACCGCGCCGAGGAAGCCGAGCATGTGCATCTGACGTGCTCGAGGTGCGGTGCCGAGGACGACCTCTCGATCGACGAGGCCCGCGCCCTCCACGAGGTGATCGAGCGCCACCACGGGTTCTCACCCGACCTGACGCACTTCGCGATCAGCGGACTGTGCGCCACCTGCCGCACCCGCTCCCAAGAGCGAGCGGCGGCGGGCGCCTGA
- a CDS encoding ABC transporter ATP-binding protein: MTAAALEVSGLAFAYPDGHQALFGVDLHVDAGERVAVLGPNGAGKTTLVLHLNGVHATQAGRVEVGGLSVEREHLVEIRRRVGIVFQDPDDQLFMPTVREDVAFGPANLGLRGDDLQERVLEALAAVGMEEHVDRAPHHLSFGQRRRVAVATVLAMRPEILVLDEPSSNLDPAGRRELADILLSLGITMLMVTHDLPYALELCPRSVVMNAGRIVADGSTIDILGDEALMAANRLELPFGFVPSSVSDRLGGIPRSS; this comes from the coding sequence ATGACCGCCGCCGCACTCGAGGTGTCCGGACTCGCTTTCGCCTACCCGGACGGGCACCAGGCTCTGTTCGGCGTCGACCTGCACGTCGATGCGGGGGAACGCGTCGCCGTGCTCGGTCCCAACGGTGCGGGCAAGACCACGCTGGTGCTCCATCTCAACGGCGTGCACGCGACCCAGGCGGGCCGCGTCGAGGTCGGAGGGCTCTCCGTGGAGCGCGAACACCTGGTGGAGATCCGTCGGCGCGTCGGGATCGTGTTCCAGGATCCGGACGATCAGCTCTTCATGCCGACCGTCCGGGAGGACGTCGCCTTCGGTCCGGCGAACCTGGGACTGCGCGGCGACGATCTCCAGGAACGCGTCCTCGAGGCCCTGGCTGCGGTCGGGATGGAAGAACATGTGGATCGTGCCCCCCACCACCTCAGCTTCGGACAGCGACGTCGCGTGGCGGTCGCCACTGTCCTCGCGATGCGCCCGGAGATCCTCGTGCTCGACGAGCCGTCCTCGAACCTGGACCCGGCCGGCAGGCGCGAGCTCGCGGACATCCTTTTGTCGCTCGGGATCACGATGCTCATGGTGACCCACGACCTGCCATACGCGCTCGAGCTCTGTCCTCGGTCGGTCGTGATGAACGCCGGGCGGATCGTGGCCGACGGCAGCACGATCGACATCCTGGGCGACGAGGCCCTCATGGCGGCCAACCGCCTGGAGCTGCCGTTCGGTTTCGTTCCCTCGTCGGTTTCCGATCGCCTCGGTGGGATCCCGCGCTCGTCCTGA
- the cbiQ gene encoding cobalt ECF transporter T component CbiQ, with the protein MSGAHTHALYVHGHTPLHRLPPECKLAAQFLFVVAVVATPREAFWAFGLYAVAVVALMAVARLPVTFVLRRLAFELPFIAFALFLPLVGQGERVDVAGMSLSVEGLWGLWNITAKATLGLGISIVVASTTTMPEFLRGFDRLHVPRAFTSIASFMIRYGDVISDEMRRMRVARESRGFRGRWIWQARAVASSAGTLFIRSYERGERVYLAMLSRGYTGSMPGGRADGANTSAWVVSLSLPGMAALVALVAWWGTR; encoded by the coding sequence ATGAGCGGAGCGCACACCCACGCGCTCTACGTCCACGGGCACACCCCGCTTCACCGACTCCCGCCCGAGTGCAAGCTCGCCGCGCAGTTCCTGTTCGTGGTCGCGGTCGTCGCCACACCGCGCGAGGCGTTCTGGGCGTTCGGTCTGTACGCGGTGGCGGTGGTCGCTCTGATGGCGGTTGCTCGCCTCCCGGTGACGTTCGTGCTGCGGCGGTTGGCGTTCGAGCTGCCGTTCATCGCGTTCGCACTGTTCCTGCCACTGGTGGGACAAGGCGAGCGCGTCGACGTCGCGGGGATGTCCCTCTCGGTGGAGGGCTTGTGGGGGCTGTGGAACATCACCGCGAAGGCGACGCTGGGGCTCGGTATCTCGATCGTCGTGGCGTCGACCACGACGATGCCGGAGTTCCTCCGAGGGTTCGACCGGCTCCACGTTCCGCGCGCGTTCACCTCGATCGCGTCGTTCATGATCCGCTACGGGGACGTGATCAGCGACGAGATGCGCAGGATGCGCGTCGCCCGTGAATCGCGCGGGTTCCGTGGGCGATGGATCTGGCAGGCGCGGGCCGTCGCGTCGTCCGCGGGCACCCTGTTCATCCGTTCGTACGAGCGCGGGGAGCGTGTGTACCTCGCGATGCTCTCGCGCGGATACACGGGGTCGATGCCCGGCGGCCGGGCGGACGGTGCGAACACGTCCGCCTGGGTCGTGTCGTTGAGCCTGCCCGGGATGGCCGCTCTCGTTGCCCTCGTCGCCTGGTGGGGGACCCGATGA